A stretch of DNA from Triticum dicoccoides isolate Atlit2015 ecotype Zavitan chromosome 2A, WEW_v2.0, whole genome shotgun sequence:
caggctcggcctcccgtctcaaggacctcccctgcaaaacatggttgtcatacggcaatcgaaaacacgcaaggacagatcccttttcaaagtgctgggacttcggtctcagttacctgcgaggctgggagtagccctggataatcggccgtaatggccaccaaggtcttgtccttgctcaattgatgaaacactccatcgatcagctccatagataagtctggatcctcttgagaggccgggtcgagggaccgtcccggatcctcgggttgtggaggagggctgtttatttctttaacagcctggtgcAGTTcctcgttgaagtcgttagactgaaaatttaacaatgggaatataaaacggatggacaagtagaagtgtccacttacccaacttgggggattgtacatagaaagtccaccccgtgggttgacgcggagaaattcctcctcttctcccttgtacaaagcggacaaggtctttattagagcgacagccgaatccggccccttacggccgtagcgggtggcgtcgtcctccccgttgaagtcccacatggggcggcctctatactgaagcggctgcacccctcgcatgatgcatgcggccatgaccccgatcatggttagtccggaatgagctaacaatcttatccgggccatcaggtaaatgacgtccctgtcactttccctatgAGGGCTCCAtggatgccagcttaggcgcttctttaggggagcactatcgaactcagggaggccaatccggacaggatccggcagcgggacgtcctctatataaaaccgttccgaaggccagtcttcggacgccttctttggggttccggatagatatccggtcccagcgatgcgccacatttcggctccgcccacttgatatattgaaccctccttagagcggggcacaaggcagaatagccttttccacagcgcgaaatgagccttgcagcccaaaaacagcttgcaaagggctatgaagcccgcgatatgcaatatggaggcaggcgtgaggttgtgcagttggaggccatagaactccagaagcccccggagaaacgggtgaattggaaatccgatccctcttattaagtaaggggcaaggcatacccgctctcctttggagggattgggggcgctctccgcttgctctctgccattataggtggcaagtccggctcgaaccgggaccatataggccggggggagaaatcccttggtctggagcttcactagctcgccgtgcgggatggagcacctcttccaatctccaggctgagggctggaaggacgAGAGGAGGAtctgcggcggccggccatgatagaatggacctctatCGGATACGCTCTAatgaatactcgcggaagggagaaggtgtggtttggatctaaatcctcgtccccttaaataggcggctcattcacgcggctaggggtgtaaatataaaaaacaccctgactttttgtattcgtttgacacgtggaaaacggccattattgggcgtagaagccaaggagcactacatttacaagaaaccggacactattcaacaggtacacggaatttggagaagaacccgccttgcaatgccgaagacaatttgcgcgccggactcgtcgtcattgaagcctggttcgggggctactgagggagtcctggattagggggtgtccggatagccggactataccttcggccggactcctggactatgaagatacaagattgaagacttcgtctcatgtccggaagggactttccttggcgtggaaggcaagctaggcgatacggatatgtagatctcctaccattgtaaccgactctgtgtaaccctagccctctccggtgtctatataaaccggagagttttagtccgtaggacgaacaacaatcataccataggctagcttctagggtttagcctctctgatctcgtggtagatctactcttgcactacccatatcatcaatattaatcaagcaggatgtagggttttacctccattaagagggcccgaacctaggtaaaacatcgtgtcccctgcctcctgttaccatcagacctagacgcatagttcgggaccccctacctgagatccgccggttttaacaccgacgttGACCAAGATAAAGCTTGATGGAATTCTAAATGGTCAATTCATAAACGCAAGTCATGTACCACAAGggatcttgtggtatggtaagcATTTGTTAATTGTGGCTTGTGTTCTAACCCATACTACGTGTTTTCTATGTCTATGCGttctcatgggcttgcatcaagagaaAGATTCCAAGTGtccatgagaggatgacatcaagtgatcATGATCATGGTTTACTGATACCTCtcaaatgtatctatatttttgattATTTAATGCTATCATGTTATCATTTTATATACTTTTTATAGCATTTTAGATTATTTTTATGGgctaacctattaatttagtgtCCAGTGTCATttcttgttttctgcttgtttttagtGCGCACGAAATCAATATTTGCGGAGGTTAAAATACATTGCCGATTTAAAATGATTTTTTGGGGAAACAAGAAACATTGGAAGCTTTGGGAGATGTCGAGAGGGGCCACCAGCTAGCCACATGGACACATGACGCAGGTAGAGGATGGTCATGCCAGCTGTTCATGTGGGGCCCTCAGTTATCGCCTTGACCTAATTCCATTGCCATAAATCCCTATAAGTATCGAAACCATCCGTCGTACCTCCAGAAGAATTGTATCTTTGTTGCAAGCCTCTGTTCTgaagagatcccatctggagccctATACCAGATCCCTGCCAGAGGAGGAAGTCATTGTCGGAGgcctcttcatcaaccttgctacctccatgaccatgtgtgagtagttccttcaagacctacgggtccatagtagtagctagatggtgctctctctctttttggatcttcaataccatgttcccctTCTTCCTTGTCTGATTGGGATCATTTCGATGTAATTCTTTGGTGTATTTGTTGGGTCATGataaattgtgagtttatgatcatattgtTCATTGAATTCAATTGAACCTTTTGCAGTTTCATTGTTGTATAATTAAATAGCTATGTATGCTTTCCGATCTGTTTGTCTTCTCCTATGAAGATTGATGAGTAGTTCTTCAGAGGGAGTGGTGCCTAGTAGTTGGTTCAATCTTGCTATGCTCtaacccagtgacaaaaggggccaaggcacgtattatattgtttccactaaggataaaacgatcggTTTGATCTTATTGCTAGATTTCTTTCTGTCGAcattatgtcatctttcttattgcattactccttttCCCGTAAACTTGATAAtttgagatgcatgttggatagacgtcttggggtggagtaatagtagtagatgcagttggattaacggtctacttatcacggacgtaatgcttatatgatattatgccatgaatgatcatagtcataAAGATTATTTTTCTTGTCAATTGCCTAACTACAATTTGTTACCATGCCCGTTGCCTGCCTTCGAGAGAGTTACCACTAGTGAACCTATGACCctagggtctattctccattaataCCTTATTATTTGCCTCTTTACTACTTGTCTTACCACTATTATTTATCTATTAGCTTTTAACATTGTAACTAGCAAGACAAGGGGCTTAACAACCCGCTTgccacgttgggtgcaagtattttattttgtttgtgtgtaggtgctaCTTATCTTGGCGGCTTGTTGACTCCTAATGGTTCGattaaaccttggttcttaactggggGAAAGCTTTGATACTATCTACaccacccttcctctttggggaaacccAATGACTCCTACGGGAGTAGCACAAGGGAAAGTTCAAGATAGATGCCCCAAAGAATTACATGCTTGAAGCCTGCtaatgatcacatgatggacatgTGAAGATGGAATGCAAGGCAATGCTTCCCACATGGTTTATGAGGGAGCTATTTGATGTCTTCACCAAGTGTCATGCTCAAGATTGTGTTTCCAACTTGAGCCAACCATAAAATTCAACATCAACCTCAAGTGGAATGCTcttgtcaaaggtattagttcctttggctTTAGTGGTGTGGATAGACGAACATCGAAGAAATATATGCTCAAGATTGGATTTCTAGGAGCTATCTAGTGTAGCTCTTTTatgttcttgagttatagggacccCACACTATTAAGAGGAGATCAAAGGAGTCCATgatggatttgctcaagtcaaTATATTTTGCACACGATTCCACTCAAATAATACCAAAAATGCCTTAGCCAAAATCCTACTACCAAAAGTGCCCATCCTCATGTTAACAGGAAGATCATCCGGATTGCTACCCAGATCATGTGGGCTTTGCTCGGATCGTCTGGATAGTGTCCTGGATGTTTGGCTAGGTTAACATGAGGTACATGTAGGTTTTCTCCAAAGATGGGTCATCTGGGCTCCTCCTCGGATCATCCGGTCGTTGCCCGGAAAAACTGCCTGAATACTTACACAAGCGACATTCTCGTCCGGCTATATTTCCTTTGCATCACCAGTAGTTGACCtggccacatcatccaagtccctgCCCATATCATTCGGGTTGCTTCCCGGACATCCGGGCACTCACAAAGAAACGTGACAAACGGCTAGTTTTTCTTCTAGCCTATATATACCCCTTTAGCACTTCATGGAGGGGTTGAGCAACACAAATATCTTGACCGACATCTAAGAAAATCCCCCTCTCCCTTCTCCTACCTCGAATCTTAGATCCCAGGGAGATTAGTGAGAATTCTTGAGAGAGATTTCACTAAGTGATAATCCACTCCATCTCCCTTTTTAAACCGAAGAAATTTGTGATTTGAGAAAGTCTTGAGCATACCCCCCTtgatcttattactcttggaggttggagactcctaggcggtaggcatGCTCCGAtggggaatcaacttgtgatttgttccCCGAAAAGTTtatgaaggtttggaggccgccttaaggtctaccactagtggttgagaatcgccttcgtggtgatatctcaaggataaTAGGGTTAGCCTTCGTGGTGTTGGTGTGCCTTTGTGGTAACACACATCCCTCCAACGGTGATAAGCTTCCCTACAAGAAAGTGAATACATCCGTGTCTCTGTGActtcggttattcctaaccctaactccttattTGTGGTTTATTTTTATCTCTTGACCCTACATTCACTATATATTATTGTCATCATTTTATTGTGTTGGTTATTCCCTTGTAGAGATTAATTAGGCCTTCACTTTATATTCCggaattcatacttgctactattgatatatcttgtgatcagtgtgaattgctaacttgtgtcataacacttccatatcttgtgatattgctcaagtaagtttgtcTAACTTACATTGCTCATGAGACAAAGCCTCAAAGAAGAAAATGACATCACAACGCCTTCACAGCCCCGATCTGGAATGTGCCGGACCAATGGTTTTCACGCAGAGCCCATGATGGATGGAGTTCACCCACGTTGACACCTCCAAGGAGGGAAACGACACACAAGAGTGTCGACATCGCCGACATGACATAGTGAGGAAAAGCTTTTGCCAAGGACACGACCCCCATCATCCAGGTCCATCGGTCACGGTCCACCGAGGAAAGGAGTAGACGACTCCCGGACCAAGTGTGGTGGCAGCAAAGCCCACACCAGCATGATGGACGCCTCCCAAGTGATCCACCTCGCCGCCCTAGCGATCGAGGCAACCCACGAGCACCCGCGAGAGTGATGTTGTCGTGCCACCTACCAGAGCCACCGCTCCCGGCCACCGAGGGGGTCCACCTTCACCCACCACCCACATGGCGGTGGATCGCAAGCATACAGTCGGTCACCCTGCTGCCACACCAACACAGCTCCATCGCCCACTGCATCCCAAAGTTTACACCTTGTACCCACACAGAGAGGACCCTAGATCTGGGATGTCGGGTGCCCAGAGAAGCAACCGCAAGGGCCGCCAATGAGGGGAGGGCCATGCCCAAGGAAGCTACCGGGTCAGATCAGGAGCATGATGGACCTCCCATCCATGACGGCCAGCCACAAGCGAGGAACTGCGCCACCGAGACCCAGCGACAGCAGCCTGCATCACCGACACGTGTCGCCGATGGAGGGAGAGGGAGTTTGATTAGTTTATGGTATGCACACGATGTTTTGTGGACGATCTCTACACTACATTCATATGATCGAAGTGCAGTAGACGGCTGGAATGACTCTCATCCAACTGTCCTCAGGTTGTACATCATCCACAGAGCAATTTCGTTTATACTCAATATGACAACTGAAATGTGATTTAAGCTCAATATATGACAACTGAAATGTGATTTACACTACTGTTGTCTTGTTGATGCGCACTCTCTTCACTTTCTGAACTATAAAACCGTGTAGAAAATTTGAAACTGCTGGCATGCTACATCTGAGATCCTAATCATGTTGGAGTGAATAGACGAGAGACGGGGAAGGCACCAGTTATTAGTTAATATAAGAGGACAATTAGTACAGACAAATGCAAGCGCGCATCAAGCTTCTTCCGGCACAGCCATGAGAACGATGCTGACGTCGGCACGGGCACCGGCTCTGACGCCGGCGAAGGCGACCCGAGAGCCGGCGGCAGCTCAAATGGGGCTTTCCCCTGCCGGACGCCCGTGACGTTCCTCAAATCCGACGAAATTTTGCTCTGCTCCCAGAcctcagatgctgaaacaagcagaGAGTAAATACACGGCGATGGAACACTAGCAGAAATGACCCAAGGAGCTAGCGAGGTCACACTCACTGACCTCTCCTGGTTACCGTGAGGTTGGCGTCGTCGTAGTTCACCGGCCACAGGAAGTAGCCGAGCAGGCTGCACCGGGCGGCGAAGCCGAGCTTCTCGGCGACGAAGGCCGCGCCGTCGAAGGCGACCCAGACGTCGCCCACCGCCAGGTACGACGACACGGAGCCGTTGTCATACGACGTCATCACCGGCGCGCGTCCGCCCGCGGTCGTGGTGAGCGCCTGCACCTCGGCGTAGGACATGGCCCCCGTCGCGTTGCTCCCGCGCTGCTTCGGCCCGGCGGCCACGACCGGCGCGCCGACGCCGCTGTTGGCCTTGTTGCGCAGGAACCACGACCGGCCGTAGAGCGGGAGCCCCATGACCACCTTGCCCGCCGGGACTCCCGCGTCGAGCCAGGAGACGACGCCGTAGCTCACCGAGAAGTGCGACGCCCTGTCGTACAGCGGCGCGTCGAAGGCCGTGACAGTGGCCGCCGCGTCGGCCGGCCGGAGCCCGAACGCCATCACGTTGATCCAGTCGAGGCTCCCCGCGACCGCCTCCGACGGGTAGTCCACGCCGGCGAACGGCGCGCCGAACACGTGGTTAGAGAAGTAGACGGTGGCCGTGAGCAGGAACCCCTTGGGCGCCGCGGCGCGCCACTCGGCGACAAGGAACCCGAAGTCGGCCATTTCCACCGCCGACGCCGGGAACCGCCACGCGACGTCGATCCCGTCGAAGCCATTCTCCCGCGGCACCCTAACGGCCGCGTCGACGAACGCGACCCGCGACGTCGGGTCCGCGGCCATGGCGGCGAACGCGGGGTCCCCAGATGCCCTGGCGGCGCCTGCTGCGGCATCTTCGGCGCCGGCGGTGGCGAGGGAGAGCAGGGTCCTGAGCACCGGGTTTCTCCCTTTGAGCTCCCGGGAGAAGCTGGCGAGG
This window harbors:
- the LOC119357893 gene encoding nod factor hydrolase protein 1-like, which codes for MAHTTLLYNVISLSLSLAASALAPPPDTTQQAPTTVRAGYYFADDADLWPLSALDASLYTHLYYSSLSVHPTRHTLQLPADLAQARLLASFSRELKGRNPVLRTLLSLATAGAEDAAAGAARASGDPAFAAMAADPTSRVAFVDAAVRVPRENGFDGIDVAWRFPASAVEMADFGFLVAEWRAAAPKGFLLTATVYFSNHVFGAPFAGVDYPSEAVAGSLDWINVMAFGLRPADAAATVTAFDAPLYDRASHFSVSYGVVSWLDAGVPAGKVVMGLPLYGRSWFLRNKANSGVGAPVVAAGPKQRGSNATGAMSYAEVQALTTTAGGRAPVMTSYDNGSVSSYLAVGDVWVAFDGAAFVAEKLGFAARCSLLGYFLWPVNYDDANLTVTRRASEVWEQSKISSDLRNVTGVRQGKAPFELPPALGSPSPASEPVPVPTSASFSWLCRKKLDARLHLSVLIVLLY